A genomic stretch from Cyprinus carpio isolate SPL01 chromosome A12, ASM1834038v1, whole genome shotgun sequence includes:
- the LOC122147042 gene encoding uncharacterized protein LOC122147042, whose protein sequence is MDMMGASRPLPNAPKDSLSAAIEAISVSTELVEEELKPYLDTVLNVAIERKKGASEQVVESGILPVLAQILRIKSTLTTHTARLVAELARDAPVREQCFETGIVSALVTFLLSQDQDLLLHVSQAIARICYDSNLQQERFLRLGAVPRLVSVLLQYSKNEALLSSCLLAVCNLANMGEEDGYMLSWEEGAYFVEGERVFRGTSRYSFSFSSAVMVVRLKQWTNGQYSVAVEVLQRCPTLLWGAKSGHQTGHRLPNFAHLGSCPKLYKVIRCSVKNIPRKRNLRAAVLHTLL, encoded by the exons ATGGACATGATGGGGGCCAGTCGTCCACTGCCCAATGCGCCCAAGG ATTCACTAAGTGCTGCAATAGAGGCCATCAGTGTGAGCACAGAACTTGTCGAGGAGGAACTAAAGCCATATTTGGACACCGTATTGAATGTTGCCATAGAAAGAA AGAAAGGTGCATCAGAGCAGGTGGTAGAAAGCGGTATTCTGCCTGTTCTGGCTCAGATTTTAAGAATAAAGAGCACGCTCACTACTCACACAGCCAGACTGGTAGCTGAACTGGCCAGAGACG CTCCTGTGAGAGAGCAATGCTTTGAGACAGGAATTGTGTCTGCCCTTGTGACCTTTCTGCTAAGCCAAGACCAGGACCTTCTCCTTCACGTTAGCCAGGCCATCGCAAGAATTTGCTATGACAGTA aCTTGCAACAAGAGCGATTCCTGAGGCTTGGAGCTGTCCCACGACTGGTGTCGGTTCTTCTCCAGTACAGTAAAAACGAGGCACTGCTGAGCTCTTGCCTTCTGGCCGTCTGTAACCTGGCCAACATGGGCGAAGAAGATGGCTACATGCTCTCCTGGGAAGAAGGGGCGTATTTCGTTGAGGGGGAGCGGGTTTTCCGTGGCACCTCACGGTACTCTTTCAGCTTCTCTTCAGCTGTGATGGTGGTCAGGCTGAAACAGTGGACTAACGGCCAGTACTCTGTGGCAGTAGAAGTGCTTCAAAGGTGCCCCACATTGCTGTGGGGCGCAAAAAGTGGCCACCAGACTGGACACCGCTTACCGAACTTTGCCCACCTAGGCAGCTGCCCCAAATTGTATAAAGTTATCAGATGCTCAGTGAAGAACATTCCGAGAAAGAGGAATCTGAGGGCAGCAGTGCTTCATACCCTTTTGTGA
- the LOC109073689 gene encoding uncharacterized protein LOC109073689 — MDPSAGMHMSAVPQNSDIVHVSVGNPIITMYQPQPQPPNIAQIITQHVVPQEVSCHAVPHTIPSHVQMPTHIQTQSHIQPAPHLQTPLQGHVEAQAHIQTQDHLSTQGPSEGQSAAPSQDGAVNSLQVPFAEVASLLDPNMKSSKARKYQIHYEEVKRRLEPPEKMSLRSLAAYTRVSRGPASKKTLLESLNVFGLSPSTNTAVSSSFSKLIEGDTAALCKDMKDFALQYVDYENMAKQLLPETNQVQHWSKIIETRNYLEEMRKTFNDPVNTRLFSNVTHGLGNGMMDVALDIIDTVIDRQIRILSGNTDPKPQPPVRRIRKRNRKPKAATEDGKPKEKGKRGQKKGKQMRLDSVVPEVQQSTEMESSVLTLVSVGYETISSGLNATNAGLV; from the exons ATGGATCCGTCTGCCGGTATGCACATGTCCGCTGTTCCCCAGAACAGTGATATCGTGCACGTCTCTGTCGGGAACCCCATTATAACCATGTATCAGCCACAACCGCAACCTCCAAACATCGCACAGATCATCACGCAGCACGTGGTACCTCAAGAAGTCTCCTGTCACGCTGTACCGCACACCATCCCATCGCACGTCCAGATGCCAACTCACATCCAGACTCAGTCACACATCCAGCCCGCTCCACATCTGCAGACTCCACTGCAAGGCCACGTGGAGGCACAGGCTCATATTCAGACCCAAGACCACTTATCAACACAAGGTCCATCAGAAGGCCAGAGTGCCGCGCCATCTCAAGATGGTGCAGTGAACTCACTGCAGGTCCCTTTTGCAGAGGTAGCCTCCCTCCTGGATCCTAACATGAAGAGCTCAAAGGCCCGCAAGTATCAGATCCATTACGAAGAGGTGAAGAGGAGATTAGAGCCGCCTGAGAAGATGTCTCTCCGATCTCTGGCTGCCTATACAAGAGTGAGTCGAGGTCCTGCTAGTAAGAAAACACTCTTGGAGTCCCTAAATGTCTTTGGACTGTCACCAAGCACCAATACAGCAGTATCCAGTTCCTTTTCTAAACTAATTGAAG gtGACACAGCTGCCCTTTGCAAAGACATGAAGGATTTTGCACTGCAATATGTTGATTATGAGAATATGGCGAAACAGTTGCTACCTGAAACGAACCAAGTACAGCACTGGTCAAAAATCATTGAAACAAG GAACTATCTAGAGGAGATGCGGAAGACTTTTAATGATCCAGTGAATACACGTTTGTTCTCCAATGTTACACATGGTCTTGGTAACGGCATGATGGACGTGGCTCTCGATATCATAGATACCGTCATCGACCGACAAATCCGAATCCTCTCAGGAAACACTGACCCCAAACCCCAACCTCCGGTGAGAAGGATAAGGAAACGCAACCGCAAGCCCAAAGCCGCCACGGAAGACGGCAAACCTAAAGAAAAGGGCAAAAGGGGACAGAAGAAAGGAAAACAGATGCGGCTGGATTCTGTTGTTCCTGAAGTTCAGCAGTCCACAGAGATGGAGAGCAGTGTGTTAACACTAGTCTCTGTAGGATACGAAACTATTTCCAGTGGACTTAACGCCACCAATGCAGGTCTCGTGTAA